The genomic stretch CCTCATCGGGCGGTACCAGGGTGTCGTATTCCCCATGAATGATGAGGACGGGGACCGTGATGGACCGCACCATATCGAGGCACTCCCGGGTGATGGTGTCAAGGTCCATGCCGGGTGTGGCTATGCCGTGGCGGACGATGAGGCTGGAGATGCTCGGGAAACCGCTTTCGATGATGAGCCCGTTGATGCCGGCACCCTGGTCGTAGGCGATCGCGAGGGCCGAGACGCTGCCGAGAGACCTGCCCATGATCCACAGGTCGTCCCGCA from Syntrophorhabdus sp. encodes the following:
- a CDS encoding alpha/beta hydrolase is translated as MGRSLGSVSALAIAYDQGAGINGLIIESGFPSISSLIVRHGIATPGMDLDTITRECLDMVRSITVPVLIIHGEYDTLVPPDEAETIYETIGSAQKDLLMIPGATHNDIMFVGLRQYMEAIRKFVDSTSPAR